A window of Kribbella voronezhensis genomic DNA:
GGCGAGAACGAGGACCGTCACGACGACGAGCCGCGCTCGGTGACCGAACTGGTCGAGCAGCCGGCCAAGGTGATGCGGGTCGCGAACATGATCCGCCAGCTGCTCGAAGAGGTGAAGTCCGCGCCGCTCGACGAAGCCTCCCGCAACCGGCTGCGGTCGATCCACGAGGCGTCGATCAAGGAGCTGGAAAGCGGCCTGGCGCCCGAGCTCGTCGAGGAGCTGGAACGGCTCAGCCTGGACTTCACCGAGGACAGCACGCCCACCGAGGCCGAGCTGCGGATCGCGCAGGCCCAGCTGGTCGGCTGGCTCGAAGGCCTGTTCCACGGCATCCAGACCGCTCTGTTCGCCCAGCAGATGGCCGCCCGCCAGCAGCTCGAGTCGATGCGCCGCGCGCTGCCCGGCGGCCAGCAGGTACCGCAGGAGGAGGGTCCCTTCCCGGGCGCTCCGCAGGCCGGCAACACCGACGGCCCCGGCAGTGGCGGGATGTATCTCTGACGCCTGGGAGAAAACCTGGCGTTTCAGCCCGCGAACAGCTCTTCGAGGACGGTGGCGACACCGTCCTCGTCGTTTGCCGGGCAGACGACATCCACCATCGCGAGGACTTCCGGGTGCGCGTTCGCCACGCCGTACGAGGTGCCGGCCCAGGCGAGCATCGGCAGATCGTTGAGCGAGTCCCCGAACGCGATCGTCTCGTCGGCCGCAATCCCTTGTTCTGCGGCGAAATCGGCCAGCATGGTGGCCTTCGAGACGCCACTGGCAGAGATCTCCACCAGGCTGTGGCCGCCGCTGTGACTGGCCGCGACGCGGTGCCCGACCAGTGGGCTGATCCTGGCCAGCAGGTCGTCGGAGTGCCAACTGGGGTGGCGCACGAGGAGTTTGGCGGCCGGTTCGGCCAGTAGTTCCTCGAGTTCGGCGACCAGCGTGTCAGCGGGAGTGGGCCATCGGTTCAGGTATCTCGGTTCCTGTCCGTAACGGTTCGATCGCTCGATGGCGAACTCCACCTCGGGGATCTCCGTCCGGATCGCCCGGGCGACCTCCAGCGCGATCGCCGGATCGATCATCCGCGTCCGGATCGCCTTGCGCTGAACGACGTCGTAGAGAATGGCGCCGTTGGCAACGATCGCGACACCGTGCGCGCCGACCAGGTCGGCCAGGTCGTGCAGCCACCGAGGTGGCCGGGCGGTGACCATCACGAAAACACTTCCGGCTTCCTGGGCCGCGAGCACCGCGGCCTTGGTCCGCGGCGAGATGGTGCGGTCGTCGCGTACTAAGGTTCCGTCAAGATCTGTCGCGATCAGACGCGGCGGGCGGGGCGTTCTCTGCTCGGGCACCAGGCCACCGTATCCCGTCCTCGACGCGGCCCTAATACCCTCCCGGGACCTCTTTGCGCAACCATTTGGACATCGCTTTCCATGCAATCTGATTGACCGTTGAACAACGTCACCAGACCGTTACGGCAGGATGCTGCAAAGGCAGCTAGTTCCCCTGCGCAGCAGGGTTTGTGCGTGATTTCATGCGGTGGTCTAGCGGGAACCGGGGGCGATTCATCCGCGTCGTACGCCTGTTCCGGATCGCAAGATCTGGTGCAGCCCCATCCCGGCG
This region includes:
- a CDS encoding bacterial proteasome activator family protein, whose amino-acid sequence is MSESSSESQGMPMAGAQTEDGKVLIVGPDGMAVEGPPRGENEDRHDDEPRSVTELVEQPAKVMRVANMIRQLLEEVKSAPLDEASRNRLRSIHEASIKELESGLAPELVEELERLSLDFTEDSTPTEAELRIAQAQLVGWLEGLFHGIQTALFAQQMAARQQLESMRRALPGGQQVPQEEGPFPGAPQAGNTDGPGSGGMYL
- a CDS encoding HAD family hydrolase, whose translation is MPEQRTPRPPRLIATDLDGTLVRDDRTISPRTKAAVLAAQEAGSVFVMVTARPPRWLHDLADLVGAHGVAIVANGAILYDVVQRKAIRTRMIDPAIALEVARAIRTEIPEVEFAIERSNRYGQEPRYLNRWPTPADTLVAELEELLAEPAAKLLVRHPSWHSDDLLARISPLVGHRVAASHSGGHSLVEISASGVSKATMLADFAAEQGIAADETIAFGDSLNDLPMLAWAGTSYGVANAHPEVLAMVDVVCPANDEDGVATVLEELFAG